The following DNA comes from Alnus glutinosa chromosome 6, dhAlnGlut1.1, whole genome shotgun sequence.
GGACATTCTGGAACTCAGTTCTTGAAGTGGATTAAGATATCGTTCAAACTCCTTTTGATCAGGTTACAAACGGCTTCTAATCTTCAATTTGAACTTCAATCTAAGAACCAACTTAACCACTAAACCTAAACTTACAACCAAACTTGCCAATATAAAACCTAACAGGGGTGAGAGATCTTAGTGCTTTCATTGCACTTTATACtgcatttttgttaaaatacaTGATTTTGTTAAAGGTTCTCCAGAAGATACTGAATAATTGTTGTCAGCTTCTCTTGTAGTGGTATTTGGTTTATGCTTTTCATTTCTGATtcattcatgattttttttgtactaaatcggaatttctggTTTCCTTATGTGCCTATATAGGAGAATTGGTGATCTTAGTAAGGAAGACTCTACTCTAGATTTCGTGGAAAACCTGACAAGTTTGTCCATACTGTAAGATGCTCTACATTTTAGATCTTACTTACCAAAAACTTAGATTTTTTTCACTTGAATCTTTTATGTAGAACCTAAATGAACTTTCTCAACTTGTTTTACAGATCATTGAGAAACTGTCTAGTGTCTGGCAATATTCCAGAACGGATTGGCACATTTGCTAAGTTGCAATACATGTAAGTAATGACATATGTTTGTTCATATGATCAGACATTCACTTATTTATGTTTCTTTGCTCCTTTTTTTTATGAAGTAATACGGCTTTTTGTACATTTTCTATGCAAATTTTTCATGATTTTAGTGTCTCAAAAGGACTTTTGCTGATTTTTCGTTTTGTATTTTAAGCTTCTGATTTCCTCATCATcttactgaaatgaaatcacTCTGACAGGGACTTAAGCTTCAACAAGTTGACTGGCCTAATACCAAACTCATTCCAAGATTTTTCTTTGTTGCAATACCTGTGAGTAAACTAATTTTGGCTCTTTGACATTCTATGTTATAAACCAAACCATTAAGAGAATCAAACAGAAAATGCGTGATTGAATGTTAGCATTTCCATGTTGTCGATTTATATATCTGACTTGATGtcaaaatatattgaaattctCTCCACTAGAAAATCTTGGTTACTATTTTAGTTGGTTcaattatctttcttttattttaggtGAAATTCTTAAATGAACATGTTTCCTACTTAGTATCCTTGTGTGCAGCATGTCTGCAAGCTGAGTCATTTTATGGCAGTATTAATAAATATGTTAGCACAGAACAACATAATTACTTTCCTACTTGAAAAGGGTCAATAATCACTCGAAAGATGAACCTCAAAAAATCTAAATCAGGCAGATTGGATTCACCTAATATCTCTATACGTGACTCATTCGAACAGTATTTCAAATGATTAAGTCAAATACATAAGCCACATGTTggtgatgcaagctggaacCATATCACAGGCTTTGTttctttgaaataaaaatgcattcacTTTCACAAAAGATTCTTCGATAGATCATATGTTTTCAATAGTTTCCTTCCTTTAATCCTAAAAGATGTATGTGTAATTTACCATGCCATTGTTGCCATAAGAATTTCCTCATAGAGATAATCTCTTTATATGTCTCAGATATCTTGGAAACAATAACTTGGGTGGACAGCTGCCTGAGAACATCACAAGTCCAAAACTCATTGCATTGTAAGTGCAACCTTCAACTTATGATTATCCTTATTCTCGTTTCCTATGAGATATTGCTgaaagtaataaatttttttggataagtaaacTGAGGGGTATAAAATTATGCATAAGTAACAGACATTTTTGTATCTCAATGAAGGCcccactcttttcttttctgtctgATAAAGGACAAAAATGTCTTAAACATCATCATTGTTGGTCGCGGGGAAATCATGCAGTAGGAACCTGACTCTGATTTGAGCTAGATAAGTTAAATAACCAAAATGAAACAAGCAGTTCAGCTCAAAATAAATTTGGCATTGCCAATTTGTTAACAGTACATTTGACAGTGAGTATTGCTACTCTAATTGCCAATATTGCAGAGGTCGTGTCTTTAATTCTGCTTATGATGCTTTATAGGTGATTGTGAAACAGAGTGCAAGACAATTAAGTCACTGTTAAGAtttaactgaattttttttagaataattcaAGTTCCTTTTGTGAAGTCTGATGCAGGCTGAGACCTGCTAAGGATGGTTAAACCCAAAGGATTCAACCAAAGGAATAGTCCTTGGATGCCACTTTAATGCTCCTGCATTAAAGTCTTGAGCTGCTATTTGTGAATATTAGCCAAGAATGGATCTCTTGACCAATATGTAATAAGTGCGATTTACTATAAATGGAGTGTTCTTGCTAGGCCAGAGCTCTGTTGTAAAAAAATATCTGTCTTTTCTGGCCTTGTAGGATGTGCATGAAGTCTTTTAAAAAGCTAAATTTTATGACCATAAGAATAAGTATTTAATGTAACCTGCTCTAAAAGTATTGAATCTTGTCAGCGGTTTGTATCTGTCAGAATACAACTAATACTCTGGTTTGTGGACAGAGATGTCTCCTTCAATCCCATCACTGGCGATCTACCTCTGAATTTTGCAAGAGAAGGATTTTCAATGTGAGTAAATCTTCCATTTTTCACCTCATAAGACTTCCTACTGTGATCCTGTGATGGCATGTTCTTTTAAACTTAGGTGTGCCTTGTTAAATAATTATCTCGTGGCATCCTTTAGCAAGAACTAACTACATTTTCTTATTCAGGAATGTTGTTGGAACATCCATCAATGCAAATAGTTTACTAGACAggtaagttttttcttttcttccatggTAAGTTAGTATTATACATCAACAGTTGCTTCCACTCTTATGCCGGTATCCTTCTCATCGAGTTAACAAACCAATATCTTCTTTGGAGACAGTATGTTTGTATCTTTTGAAAAATACGATTTAGATCCCAAGTAGTTAGTAATCCAGTTTACCAAACACAATAATGATTAACAAAGTTATCAACTTTAAAACCAAACGCCACAAATATCAATACCAAAATTAAAGTAATcataaaacaaatcaacaaaGTGATTTTGGTAACGAAGTGGAAACATTTTGAAGaacttttcaaaagtaaaaccatTTTGGGGGCAGCTAACCCCAAAGACATCCACTATAGAAGACTTGTGTTACAAATTGTTCTttcttacaaaacctttgtaacCCCGGCAAACGACACGTTTCACCTTCCACCGCAGTGACTCTAGAATCTCTGGCCTTCTTCTATATGGATTATCTTCATGAACAAATCTCATCCACTTCAAACTAGAACTCTGGTGGCTATAGGCTTTTCTGTGGTTTGATTGGCAAAGAAGAAAGTATGAGAAGTTTATGATCTGTTTAGGCTTAAGAATTATGGTAAACTTTTCTCACAACAAAGGAATAATGCCTCTCTAGGTGTCTGGAAGTTGTGGGTTATGAGGCTTATATAGAATGGGAGAAACATGACTTTTTAAGCTTAGTCAGCTAGGGTTTCATAGTTTTCTCCCTTGAGGCATTCAAACGGACTGTGGTACAACCGGACGATTCTAGAACTCTTAATTTTATGCATTGAAGACTTCCGTTCGAACGGGCCTCAACTGCCCTTTCAACCGAGCCTCTCAGATGTTGAAATTTTGAAGCCTTGAAGTACTCCGTTTGAATGGCTTCCAACCAAGACTCCAACTGAGCTGTTCTGTCCAGAATTTCATACTTAAATCAACAGTCTATTTTGACCTAGTAAACATCGGATTTGGAAACGTTTcatgaaatacaaatttaaagCCCTTTGaatcagctttccaacgccaccaaggTTTCTTTTATATGATGTTGGAATCAAAGTATATGGCCGTTTTACTCCGACTGGGTGTATGCTGGACTGCATACAAAAACTTGAATTCTTGTATCTTGGATCAACTTTTACACCGACTTAAGCCTAGACTTAAAACTTAAATCGAATTTTCCAATACTAAAAAAGTAACATCTTTCACATTAAGTGTTGTAACTtctaattgaaatgaaaaactACAACATGTGCATATAGTGCGAAGTTCTGGCTATAGAGAATGGGGGAGCTTAGAAGAAACCATTATTAGAACTTTAGTAACTTGCAGATTGAAgttttatgaaattttcaaGTCCATTAGCCTTAATTGGATCTAGGGAAATGATTCATGTCCTCCTCCTGTCCTTCTCCCATCTTCCAAGTtttgaaaattaccattggatttgtgGGGTCAATGCAGGTCTCTTATATGGGTCTCACagatctaatgatgattttcaaaAGTTGAAGGATGGGAGAAAGACAAGAAGAGGATGTATAGCACATCTCTTGGGCCTATTATGCCTAcctattttcttcttgcttcttGCTTCATGCTCCAACTAGCTTCTAAATTCTCCAGTTTTGAGCAAAAAGGACTGAATAATTAATGATCCTAAGGGTTGAGTATATTCTGTTGAATTTATGATTCCTGTAATATTCCAGTAAACTTTTCTGATCATTTTAATGGTCATGGCTGTAGGAAGGCAATTGAAATGCTGCAATGCCTCCAAGGAAACGCCAAGTGCACTAACCAAGTTCCAGCCAGTGAGTAAATTTTTCTTCATCATCTATACTGATTTGTCCATCTTGTTAACCACTTGGATATGTTACAACTTTGACAAAAATATGAAACATTATAAGAAACTTTAATTGGAAATTTTAGATTACATGTTGGAGATTTATAACTTTGTTACATAATAgagcaaaaatgaaataaacGGCGGGTGTTTTTCATCCTTCCCACTTAGGTTTCTCATTTATTATATGCATAAGTACATGGTTGGCCCAAGGCACTTTAATTTAAGAATAGTATTCCatgtttttcattaaaatgTGGGGGCTTCAATTTATACTATGCTTTATAGTGCTTGCTGTTTGCAGTCTAGGTGCTTCCCTACCCATGTAGTAACCATTGAGGAATGAGAAATGACAGACTTTCTAGGAATAATGAAAGGTTTCTCCTGAAAAGCTTCTTGCATCTTTCATCTTCTGTATCTTTATTGGCATTTGGACCACTTGCCAACCTGTTGAAGCATATGATAGTACAACCATAAATACTTCACAAACTAAAATGTAGGAAAACCAAACAAAGTCAGATGAAACATTAGAGTTTCTTATGAAAGACTAGAACTCTCTTTCTCATAAATGAAATGCTCAGATACAGCCTCCTTCGAAATTTTGTGTTGAAATCACGGATTGCAGTTCGAAATTATGAACTTCTTAAAAATATTGATAagatttaaaatgaaattttggAGCTCACAGTCATTGTAAAAGGGAATGAAAACAGGGGAAACAAGTATTATAGTTCTCTAGAAGCAAGAAATTTGTTACTTCCTAGCTTAAGTTgatatagaaattttaaatttttgagaacATACTTCTGTTTCAGcttcattttcaattaaatgtGGAGGCATGGAACAAATATCTTCATCTGGTGTCAACTTtgatgatgattatgaaaaaCTGGGAGCTGCTTCAATGTACACAAACTCCAGATATCAATGGGCAGTGAGCAACACTGGAATTTTTATTTCCAATCCAAATGGACCTCTATATATAGCAAAGACTGATTCTCAAATCACGAAAACTTTAGATTCCGAACTGTATAAAACAGCAAGGATTTCACCAAGCTCACTGAGGTACTATGGCCTTGGCTTGAAGAATGGAAAGTATGTTGTGGAGCTTCACTTTGCAGAGATAACAATGGATGATACTCAGTCTTGGAAAGGTCTTGGGAAGCGCTTATTTGATATTTACATTCAGGTACGGTGAGAACATCTGATAGCCAAGGCAGACACACTCTTTTTTTACCATGAATTCTGCAAAGTAGACAAGATTCAATAAGATTGTGGTTAAAATCTTGCTTGAAGAGTTAATCCTGTAATGGCTGTAAGTATTGGTTCTACTCCTCTGGACCTTAAAATATGTTAGTATCATTTTTTCattatgagaaaaataaaagaataaaaaaaatcaagttatgGACCTGTTTCTGGGTAAAGAATGTGTTAACTGGTTTCACATATGGCAACTTGCACTTCAAGAACAATAAAGTATTGCGAGTAATGTGGAGATCATCTGTAAAACTTTTCATTACACCattttaatagaataatcagttttacatttttttctgcTTTAATTATTTAAGTGATACGTAGTCTGCATTAGAAAAACTGTATGACCCTtatgttttttcattttaattgatATGGAGCTATTTTTATAGGaaagaaacacattttttttctgTACTTTTAGCCTTTTCCATAGCTTTCATCAATATGTTCTACAACTTTTGATACATCAACCGTTTAATTGCATCTTCTTTTGATTGCCCTTTTTTACACTCATGAAATTCTGCAACTGGCTTAAGGGTGAGCGAGTTCTCCAAGATTTCAACATTCAGAAGGAAGCTGGGGGATCCAAAAGAGCCTTGATCAAAACATTTGAGGCAAACGTAACAAACACAATCATGGAGATCCACTTCTTCTGGGCTGGGAAAGGCACTTGCTGCATCCCATTTCAAGGCACATATGGACCCTTGGTGTCAGCAGTCAATGTTTATCAAGGTTCTTTTATATCTTCCCTGCAATTTTTGACAATTTGCATTTTCCTTTCACCAATTAATATAAGGCTCTTTATCGTTGGACGGCTACCTTTGATTGTTCATTTTTCTagctttcataattttttttttttttttgtttctttatcttttccttttctagttaggtgtttctttaGTATACTTATTTGTTCcttaaatcaaatttttaattttttttgtctgtaGCCGCTGATGCCGTCTCTTCTTTCAAACGGGAGAAGAAACATGTAGGAAGACTTGTTGCAGTAGCGCTTGGATGTGCAGCTGGTCTTGTGGTAATCTCATCACTGTTCTACTTATGGTGGACCAAGGAGTCATCTGGGAACATTCAAGTACACACAGACTCACCAAGGAAGTGATGATTCCATTAAGATGGCCTCAATGGATGCACATCTTGGATGCC
Coding sequences within:
- the LOC133871029 gene encoding probable LRR receptor-like serine/threonine-protein kinase At1g56130 isoform X1 yields the protein MEVWRISFLLLCAFQLVSAQQTTDSDEVAALNKIVDYWNLGSKLDLSTVDPCTQNASWASENANPRVACDCGGNTCHITHLKIYALDISGEIPNELFLLKELMDLNLGQNVLSGAVPVEIGQLSNMQYLSLGINNLTGPVPSELGNLAKLISLSLSSNNFSGQLPVDLGKLTSLQQLYIDSSGVSGPIPQELANLKSLQILWASDNLFTGKLPEFFGTLTELKDLRLQGTMLEGPIPSSFGALIKLENLRIGDLSKEDSTLDFVENLTSLSILSLRNCLVSGNIPERIGTFAKLQYMDLSFNKLTGLIPNSFQDFSLLQYLYLGNNNLGGQLPENITSPKLIALDVSFNPITGDLPLNFAREGFSMNVVGTSINANSLLDRKAIEMLQCLQGNAKCTNQVPATSFSIKCGGMEQISSSGVNFDDDYEKLGAASMYTNSRYQWAVSNTGIFISNPNGPLYIAKTDSQITKTLDSELYKTARISPSSLRYYGLGLKNGKYVVELHFAEITMDDTQSWKGLGKRLFDIYIQGERVLQDFNIQKEAGGSKRALIKTFEANVTNTIMEIHFFWAGKGTCCIPFQGTYGPLVSAVNVYQAADAVSSFKREKKHVGRLVAVALGCAAGLVVISSLFYLWWTKESSGNIQVHTDSPRK